A portion of the Sphaerochaeta pleomorpha str. Grapes genome contains these proteins:
- a CDS encoding carbohydrate ABC transporter permease, producing the protein MKTTKTALVGSLAVNIFLIVCCLVILVPIAFMLTASFMSPAEIFSMPYRWIPKQFHAINYFNAIAGNDRSFIFIRNVINSLVVALSTTILSVIVSAFAGYGLSKFQFKGRTTVFMMIMGRMMIPFEAIMIPMYITAVKLGMQNTYYGLVLPFLLNAFGIFQMRQYLMSFPDDLLDAGRIDGLGEMGIFWKLVFGNSTPAIATCAILCFKGQWDNLLWPLLIAQKETMKTIPTYIVKFTEEKTSDEGAMMAVAVIACIPIVILFTTMSKYFLGGSSMYSAGKE; encoded by the coding sequence TTGAAAACTACAAAAACAGCTCTAGTTGGCAGCCTGGCAGTGAATATATTTCTCATAGTTTGCTGTTTGGTAATACTTGTACCCATTGCCTTTATGCTTACCGCATCATTTATGAGTCCAGCAGAGATATTCTCAATGCCCTATAGGTGGATACCGAAACAATTCCATGCAATAAACTATTTCAATGCCATTGCAGGGAATGACCGTTCCTTCATCTTTATCCGTAATGTTATCAATTCGCTGGTAGTTGCCCTTAGCACAACTATTCTTTCGGTTATCGTTAGTGCCTTTGCTGGATACGGCTTGTCAAAATTTCAGTTCAAGGGAAGAACGACAGTATTCATGATGATCATGGGAAGGATGATGATTCCCTTTGAAGCCATCATGATTCCTATGTATATCACTGCAGTGAAACTGGGGATGCAAAACACCTATTACGGTTTGGTCCTCCCCTTCTTGCTGAATGCTTTCGGGATTTTCCAGATGAGACAGTACCTGATGTCCTTTCCAGACGACTTGTTGGATGCCGGTCGTATCGATGGGCTTGGAGAAATGGGTATTTTCTGGAAATTGGTTTTTGGAAACAGCACCCCGGCGATTGCAACGTGTGCAATCCTTTGTTTCAAAGGACAGTGGGACAACCTCCTTTGGCCGCTTTTGATTGCACAAAAAGAAACGATGAAAACCATTCCAACCTACATAGTCAAATTTACCGAAGAAAAAACCTCTGACGAAGGAGCCATGATGGCAGTAGCTGTCATTGCTTGCATACCAATCGTGATCCTCTTCACAACCATGTCTAAGTACTTTCTTGGCGGAAGTTCTATGTATAGTGCTGGTAAGGAATAA
- a CDS encoding Bug family tripartite tricarboxylate transporter substrate binding protein — MKKTLAVCSVLLLAVGLCFAQGTTEETYPTKTINLTVPYGAGGTTDLTGRALANAMARNLGGTINVVNTPGAGGSAGTLNVLNSKVDGYTLLANGMLAFSTMPVNGFTDKTYKDWDIWIATFAPNAIIVPKNSPYNTIQDLIEAIQANPGKITAGTAGIGSGGHFGAEIVKAIAGAPYKHITYAGGGPALTATLAGEVAFCPQLLAEYKDLIISGDVKCLATLAAEDIELAPGVVVPSILNFYPEAKKFVPMGEVTGILVPKGLSEDILAKLDAAFAYASKDQAFLDFAKVKSFSVIPKGRAESQAFLDSFASKACYLMYDAGAVAIDPAKFGIMR; from the coding sequence ATGAAAAAGACACTAGCTGTATGCTCTGTGCTTCTGCTCGCTGTCGGACTCTGTTTTGCCCAGGGCACCACAGAAGAAACCTATCCGACAAAAACCATCAACCTGACGGTTCCCTATGGGGCCGGTGGTACGACTGACTTGACCGGAAGGGCCTTGGCCAATGCAATGGCAAGAAACCTCGGTGGAACGATCAATGTCGTCAATACCCCCGGAGCCGGTGGTAGTGCAGGAACCCTCAATGTTCTGAACTCCAAGGTTGACGGATATACCTTGCTCGCAAACGGAATGCTTGCTTTCTCAACCATGCCTGTAAACGGTTTTACTGACAAGACCTATAAGGATTGGGATATTTGGATTGCAACCTTTGCTCCGAATGCAATCATTGTTCCCAAGAATTCACCGTACAATACTATTCAGGATTTGATCGAGGCCATTCAGGCAAACCCAGGCAAAATCACAGCTGGAACTGCCGGTATCGGATCTGGCGGACACTTTGGTGCCGAAATCGTTAAGGCTATTGCAGGTGCTCCTTACAAGCATATCACGTATGCCGGCGGTGGTCCTGCCCTTACTGCAACCCTTGCAGGCGAAGTTGCCTTCTGCCCACAGTTGCTTGCAGAGTACAAAGACCTTATCATCAGTGGTGATGTGAAATGCCTTGCAACCTTGGCTGCAGAGGATATTGAACTCGCACCTGGTGTAGTAGTTCCCTCTATCCTTAATTTTTACCCTGAGGCAAAGAAATTTGTACCAATGGGTGAAGTGACCGGTATCTTGGTTCCCAAGGGGCTTAGTGAGGATATCCTTGCAAAACTTGACGCAGCTTTTGCCTATGCTTCCAAAGACCAGGCCTTCCTTGACTTTGCAAAGGTCAAGAGTTTCTCTGTCATCCCCAAGGGACGTGCAGAATCTCAGGCCTTCCTCGATTCTTTCGCCAGCAAAGCTTGTTACCTGATGTATGATGCAGGTGCTGTTGCTATCGACCCAGCCAAGTTTGGAATAATGCGCTAA
- a CDS encoding HAD family hydrolase, with amino-acid sequence MKLCIFDMGGVLIRNFHIAPKLLPFLGLKTSTLQEYDPRLGTALTLHSEGKISEEEFWKYYREITHREVPHIQGSLLGKFFTPTLDDPTVALVKRLKEKNLRVVCGTNVIDAHFKIHHQLHQYDIFDAVYPSHILGIAKPKLEFFQRICEAEQVHPEKAFFTDDMQANVDASLKAGLKGFRYVDAKTLESQLKGLNLL; translated from the coding sequence ATGAAATTATGCATTTTTGACATGGGTGGCGTACTGATCAGGAACTTTCATATAGCCCCGAAGCTTCTTCCCTTTCTAGGTCTCAAGACCAGTACCCTGCAAGAATATGACCCAAGACTCGGAACAGCCCTGACACTTCATAGCGAGGGAAAAATCAGTGAGGAAGAATTTTGGAAATACTATAGGGAAATCACCCACAGGGAAGTCCCCCATATCCAAGGTTCCCTATTGGGAAAATTCTTCACCCCGACATTGGACGATCCAACGGTAGCCTTGGTAAAAAGGCTTAAGGAAAAGAATCTCAGGGTTGTTTGTGGAACAAACGTTATTGATGCCCATTTCAAGATTCATCATCAGCTCCACCAATATGATATATTTGATGCTGTATATCCTTCTCATATCCTTGGGATTGCTAAACCTAAACTGGAATTTTTCCAGAGAATCTGTGAGGCTGAGCAGGTACATCCCGAAAAAGCTTTTTTCACCGATGATATGCAGGCAAATGTAGATGCTTCTCTGAAAGCCGGCCTAAAAGGATTTCGCTATGTTGATGCAAAAACCCTCGAATCCCAACTAAAAGGACTCAATTTGCTATGA
- a CDS encoding carbohydrate ABC transporter permease — protein sequence MKTAYIGIEKKKARWGWIFVTPAVLLFLLFSLYPMLNAFFNTFFTMKLLSLRAPKFVGLKNYAYILQSKDFWNSAKATLFFTFGAFVPLTILSMVLALAITSRKKSGRAIQLIIYSPAILSSVVAALIWILIFDPRGLGNSVLNFLMRSPGVDHQWLTDPVMLRICTSTIYVWKYVGYFTIIFVTGIAKIPTSVLEAATIDGAQKHQIIQRIIFPLIKPTTVMVSIVAMLNCLKSFSTQYLFTQRGAPLEPINVITLNIYNTAMRDLNISRACVMSVLLFLIMMGLTLIRLKSSEKETVSY from the coding sequence ATGAAAACCGCTTATATTGGAATTGAAAAGAAAAAAGCCCGTTGGGGATGGATATTCGTTACACCAGCAGTTCTTCTTTTTCTTTTGTTCTCGCTCTATCCAATGCTCAATGCATTCTTCAACACGTTCTTTACTATGAAATTACTGTCTTTGAGAGCTCCTAAGTTTGTAGGTTTGAAAAACTATGCCTATATCCTACAGTCAAAGGACTTTTGGAACTCTGCTAAGGCCACACTCTTTTTCACCTTCGGGGCCTTTGTTCCTTTGACCATCTTATCAATGGTCCTGGCTCTTGCTATTACCTCAAGGAAAAAATCTGGGCGAGCTATCCAGTTGATCATCTATTCCCCTGCCATTCTTTCCTCGGTAGTGGCAGCGTTGATCTGGATTTTGATATTCGACCCAAGGGGTTTGGGAAATTCAGTGCTTAATTTCCTCATGAGAAGCCCGGGAGTCGACCATCAGTGGCTGACAGACCCTGTAATGCTCAGAATCTGTACCAGCACCATCTATGTCTGGAAGTACGTTGGTTACTTTACTATCATCTTCGTGACAGGTATTGCCAAAATCCCTACTTCCGTACTAGAAGCTGCAACAATTGACGGAGCCCAAAAGCACCAGATAATCCAGCGGATAATATTCCCACTGATAAAACCGACAACAGTGATGGTCTCTATCGTTGCAATGCTCAACTGCTTGAAATCCTTTTCTACCCAGTACCTATTCACCCAAAGGGGTGCGCCTCTGGAGCCGATCAATGTTATTACCCTCAATATCTATAATACGGCAATGCGTGATTTAAATATCAGCAGGGCTTGCGTAATGAGTGTCCTCTTATTCTTGATAATGATGGGGCTTACGCTCATCCGTCTGAAATCTTCCGAAAAAGAAACAGTATCCTACTAG
- a CDS encoding LacI family DNA-binding transcriptional regulator: protein MKNYATLKDVAELAGTTAATVSYVLNEKKGRYISEETKRKVLEAAKELDYVKCNGASSLKGKERKLIGILIPQFENQFFTRIIISSEDVFVKHGYDLVICNTLDKPERERAILNRLIQQRVDGIILTPTKEGTQNTELMRRVGMKMVVVDRPLVGLKDFFWVATNNYGCGYVGAHYLMAKGHRKIGYIGWDSKIPDLEARREAVLEVARANGAEVFVEEGEFSAAEGCRLTAKLLEQHPDMTAVFYGFNIQALGGIKCLTERNISIPEDLSVMIIGSPEWVMAGKNDFTHIDMNDLELGRKAANLLLDQIQSDDEIPFQHIIQDCTLVEGSSVCDIRK from the coding sequence TTGAAAAACTATGCAACCTTGAAAGATGTAGCTGAACTGGCTGGCACCACTGCCGCTACGGTATCCTACGTGCTCAATGAGAAAAAAGGGCGCTATATAAGTGAAGAAACAAAGAGAAAAGTCCTTGAAGCAGCAAAAGAGCTCGACTATGTAAAATGCAATGGGGCTTCTTCACTCAAAGGAAAGGAACGGAAGCTCATCGGGATATTGATCCCTCAGTTTGAGAACCAGTTTTTTACCAGGATTATCATTTCCAGTGAAGATGTTTTTGTCAAACATGGGTATGACCTGGTCATCTGCAACACTCTAGATAAGCCGGAAAGGGAGCGAGCAATCCTGAATCGACTGATTCAACAACGGGTAGACGGCATTATTTTGACACCAACCAAGGAAGGTACCCAAAACACTGAACTAATGAGAAGGGTGGGGATGAAGATGGTCGTAGTCGACCGTCCCCTTGTCGGTCTGAAGGACTTTTTCTGGGTTGCGACAAATAACTACGGATGTGGGTATGTCGGAGCCCATTACCTTATGGCAAAGGGCCATAGGAAAATTGGGTATATCGGTTGGGATAGCAAGATACCGGATCTCGAGGCAAGACGCGAAGCTGTATTGGAAGTGGCCAGGGCAAATGGTGCCGAGGTTTTCGTGGAGGAAGGTGAATTTTCAGCTGCAGAAGGTTGCCGGCTCACCGCAAAACTCCTTGAGCAACATCCTGATATGACTGCCGTTTTCTATGGGTTCAATATCCAAGCCCTCGGTGGTATCAAATGCCTTACCGAACGTAATATTTCGATTCCCGAGGATCTTTCGGTGATGATCATCGGTAGCCCCGAATGGGTTATGGCAGGAAAGAATGATTTTACCCATATCGATATGAATGACCTTGAACTTGGTAGAAAAGCTGCAAATTTGTTGCTCGACCAAATCCAGAGCGATGATGAGATTCCCTTCCAGCACATAATTCAGGACTGTACCTTGGTAGAAGGTAGTTCTGTTTGTGATATCAGAAAATAA
- a CDS encoding dipeptide epimerase — protein MKCSLIHRKIPLKHPFKTALRTVYSVDDLVFKLETDGFVGYGSASPTVAITGDSIEKISDTARYKITPSLSKGVMHQKPSPLPFTGCTSANYLVETALYDLWGKREGKSIASLLGQSYDHLLSDITISMNSAEEMVKDSQQAIENGFSILKIKVGGDLEADMHRLEAICAVLPDTVKLRVDANQGWDAPTAIKIIREYERKGYPIDLIEQPLPAKDLKGMAAVRNAVGLPIMADESIFNSNDVKKVLDLGCADIINIKLAKCGGLTEALHMCSLAEEAGVSCMLGCMMEGPIGILAACQVAASQPIITRIDLDGPMLYERLPGRYATLFKGQDIFIGAAPGLGILDCALEEIGNETLWTVTL, from the coding sequence ATGAAATGTTCTTTAATACATCGAAAGATCCCGTTAAAGCATCCATTCAAAACCGCCTTGCGAACAGTATATTCTGTAGATGACCTGGTATTCAAACTTGAAACAGATGGCTTTGTAGGGTACGGAAGCGCATCCCCTACCGTCGCCATTACCGGTGACAGCATAGAAAAAATCTCTGATACGGCACGCTATAAAATCACACCTTCGCTGAGCAAAGGGGTGATGCATCAGAAACCGTCACCCTTGCCTTTCACAGGATGCACAAGTGCAAATTACCTAGTTGAGACAGCCTTGTATGATCTCTGGGGAAAAAGGGAGGGGAAATCAATCGCCTCATTGCTTGGACAGTCTTATGACCATCTGCTTAGTGATATTACAATCAGCATGAATAGTGCTGAGGAAATGGTTAAAGACTCCCAGCAAGCAATTGAAAATGGCTTCTCAATCCTTAAAATCAAAGTAGGCGGAGATCTCGAGGCTGATATGCATAGACTGGAAGCAATTTGTGCAGTGCTGCCAGATACGGTGAAACTTCGTGTTGATGCAAACCAAGGCTGGGATGCACCTACTGCGATCAAAATTATCAGAGAGTACGAAAGGAAAGGCTATCCTATCGATCTGATAGAACAACCGCTTCCTGCAAAGGACCTGAAGGGAATGGCTGCTGTCAGGAATGCCGTTGGACTTCCCATAATGGCAGATGAAAGTATTTTCAATTCCAACGACGTTAAAAAAGTCCTTGATTTGGGTTGCGCAGATATTATCAATATCAAACTTGCGAAATGCGGCGGCCTTACAGAAGCCTTACACATGTGCTCCTTGGCCGAAGAAGCTGGGGTTTCCTGCATGCTAGGTTGCATGATGGAAGGTCCGATAGGTATCTTGGCCGCTTGCCAGGTGGCTGCGAGCCAACCGATAATTACGAGAATAGACCTCGATGGCCCCATGCTTTATGAGAGATTGCCAGGAAGGTATGCTACCCTTTTCAAGGGTCAGGATATATTTATTGGAGCTGCTCCGGGACTTGGCATCCTTGACTGTGCCTTGGAGGAGATCGGAAATGAAACACTATGGACAGTAACGCTCTAA
- a CDS encoding ABC transporter substrate-binding protein, protein MKKLGLGLFLLVALLLPTFAQGTAEKTVDLSEPVTLTLWTHEDANRAALEKGLIEEFTKQNPNVSVDYQTYPSGKMSELLTVAFSANQGPDVFNQSQSVIRRFVVEGRTSTLNPTWIGAKSTKEVLDRYIPGSLEAVMLDGGIHGLPLEYTNLCLFVNKQIFREAGLDAEKDYPKTWEEVMSLSEKLVQRNGEIITRRGFDFRYPSYTQQFLPMVEQLGGKLISDDGKKAVIGDAAWIQFFDYMKAWGPKGKNLGGPTYTAARKAFDLNDNQIAMSESGLYQEARIQTANPEFYNSGDWMVVPYPQWENAIQHVAGKVSCHYYLVNGQSSEAKQIWSWRLVDFMLSHGEDYLAKVNLVQPTYKLFKSKAFSETPYSSVFEDDMNYANLVFYAENSGAINDKFKAAVESSMLQGKDSKEVLDSFRASVQDILNEE, encoded by the coding sequence ATGAAAAAACTAGGGTTGGGGCTATTTTTGTTGGTTGCATTACTATTGCCGACATTTGCTCAGGGAACTGCAGAGAAAACTGTAGACTTATCGGAGCCTGTAACGCTAACGCTCTGGACACATGAAGATGCAAACAGGGCCGCATTGGAAAAAGGACTCATCGAGGAATTCACCAAACAGAATCCCAATGTTTCGGTTGATTACCAGACCTACCCTTCAGGGAAAATGAGTGAACTGCTTACGGTCGCGTTCAGCGCCAACCAAGGCCCGGATGTTTTCAACCAGAGCCAATCGGTTATCAGGAGATTTGTAGTTGAAGGCCGTACCAGTACACTCAATCCTACCTGGATTGGCGCCAAGAGCACGAAAGAAGTGCTGGACAGGTATATTCCAGGTTCTCTGGAAGCAGTTATGCTCGATGGAGGAATCCATGGACTACCCCTTGAATACACAAACCTTTGTTTGTTTGTGAACAAACAGATTTTCCGTGAAGCAGGACTTGATGCAGAAAAGGATTATCCAAAGACCTGGGAAGAAGTCATGTCCTTGAGTGAGAAACTTGTCCAACGGAATGGTGAAATCATTACGCGCCGAGGCTTTGACTTCCGCTATCCTTCCTATACCCAGCAATTTTTGCCAATGGTTGAACAATTGGGAGGAAAGCTCATCAGTGATGATGGTAAAAAAGCCGTTATCGGAGATGCTGCCTGGATTCAGTTCTTCGACTACATGAAAGCGTGGGGACCCAAAGGCAAAAACCTTGGAGGCCCTACCTATACTGCAGCAAGGAAAGCTTTTGACCTGAACGACAACCAGATTGCCATGAGTGAAAGCGGACTCTACCAGGAAGCAAGAATCCAGACTGCCAATCCTGAATTCTACAATAGCGGAGATTGGATGGTAGTCCCGTACCCACAATGGGAAAACGCAATCCAACATGTCGCCGGAAAAGTAAGTTGCCATTACTACCTCGTCAATGGACAAAGCTCAGAAGCAAAGCAAATCTGGTCGTGGAGACTTGTCGATTTCATGCTGAGCCACGGAGAAGACTACCTTGCCAAAGTCAACCTTGTCCAACCAACGTACAAGTTGTTCAAGAGTAAAGCGTTTAGTGAGACTCCTTACTCATCCGTGTTTGAAGATGATATGAACTATGCCAATCTGGTATTCTATGCAGAAAACAGCGGTGCCATCAATGACAAGTTCAAAGCTGCCGTTGAGAGTTCTATGCTCCAGGGAAAAGACTCGAAGGAAGTTCTCGATTCTTTCAGGGCTTCTGTCCAAGATATTTTGAACGAAGAGTAG
- a CDS encoding tripartite tricarboxylate transporter TctB family protein, translating into MENNKKDFTFSLSLILIGFYVTVEGILMYKKASKPPYNIETLSISPAFLPIILGVVLVLLSCILFLKSLKGTDFMTQLKIVGSSFKSAKTNQDIKAMFFGTVILGIYTFVLMAILPFWIASIIFLASLMTYLKATKFWKILLISFLSIGAVVLLFQVGFNAALPR; encoded by the coding sequence ATGGAAAACAATAAAAAAGATTTCACTTTCTCCCTGTCCCTTATCCTCATAGGGTTTTACGTGACAGTGGAAGGGATTCTCATGTATAAAAAGGCCTCAAAACCCCCGTATAATATTGAGACACTCTCCATTTCCCCTGCCTTTCTCCCGATTATTCTCGGAGTTGTTTTGGTTCTCCTCAGTTGCATTCTCTTTTTAAAGAGCCTGAAGGGTACTGATTTCATGACCCAACTCAAAATTGTAGGGTCATCGTTTAAAAGTGCGAAAACAAACCAAGATATAAAGGCTATGTTTTTTGGCACAGTCATTCTTGGTATCTATACATTTGTATTGATGGCAATCTTGCCGTTTTGGATTGCTTCGATCATTTTCCTTGCTTCCCTGATGACCTATCTCAAGGCAACGAAATTCTGGAAGATCTTGTTGATCTCCTTTCTTTCAATCGGTGCCGTAGTCTTGTTGTTCCAAGTAGGGTTCAACGCGGCATTACCCAGATAA
- a CDS encoding tripartite tricarboxylate transporter permease, whose translation MALQYLGQALMIVLTPLNMLVLVLSVGSGLVMGMLPGLSATMAIALLTGLTYNFPTQSALIALIGVYVGSISGGCQSAILLNIPGTPASAATALDGFPMAKRGEGGLAIFLATSASCLGTLISVVFVLTLTPLLTSLALKFASWEFFLLSIFGILICGAITAQGNALKGWISGVLGLLVAMVGLDTVDTFARFSYGNVNLMSGIQLIPVMIGLFGFPEIVKGFKNQEGEEVLQLSKFHVREGLKRIVKNFGAIFRSSVIGVCVGIIPGVGEDVGGWLSYWASKTKSKDPESFGKGNDQGIISAEAGNNACVGGAIIPILSLAVPGSAPAAVLLAAFLMHGYRPGPLLMTESPSFVYNISIYLIAASLFMWIIAMGLSKVTVKVLGVNKKILMPIIFTLCVIGSYLINYTMFDIKVMFMFGLVGLALSSFDFPVAPFLLGVILGPMADSNLRRALRLSDGSFAPMFGRPICVFFLVIIVFMVLGQTGLLKKFKKAKV comes from the coding sequence ATGGCATTACAATACCTTGGTCAGGCACTGATGATTGTCCTGACACCCCTGAATATGTTGGTTTTGGTACTCTCTGTTGGTTCCGGACTCGTAATGGGCATGCTCCCCGGATTGAGCGCAACAATGGCAATTGCCTTGTTGACCGGTTTGACCTATAACTTTCCGACTCAGTCGGCATTGATTGCCCTGATCGGAGTATATGTAGGTTCCATTTCCGGAGGGTGTCAGTCTGCAATCCTTTTGAATATTCCCGGGACCCCTGCTTCGGCTGCAACGGCGCTGGATGGGTTCCCGATGGCGAAACGCGGTGAAGGTGGCCTTGCAATTTTCCTTGCAACCTCTGCCAGTTGTCTCGGCACACTTATCAGCGTTGTGTTTGTGCTGACCCTTACCCCTTTGTTGACCAGCCTTGCTCTGAAGTTTGCAAGCTGGGAATTCTTCCTGCTTTCCATTTTTGGCATCTTGATCTGTGGGGCGATTACCGCTCAGGGTAATGCACTTAAGGGATGGATCAGCGGCGTCCTTGGCTTACTGGTAGCAATGGTTGGCCTCGATACGGTCGATACCTTTGCACGGTTCAGCTATGGGAACGTGAATTTGATGTCAGGAATCCAGCTTATCCCTGTTATGATTGGATTATTCGGCTTTCCCGAAATCGTGAAAGGCTTTAAAAACCAAGAAGGTGAAGAGGTTTTACAGCTTTCCAAGTTTCATGTCCGTGAGGGTTTGAAGCGCATAGTGAAGAACTTTGGTGCAATTTTCCGCTCGAGTGTCATCGGGGTTTGTGTCGGTATTATCCCGGGGGTCGGCGAGGATGTAGGCGGTTGGCTTTCCTATTGGGCGAGCAAGACAAAAAGCAAGGATCCCGAGAGTTTCGGTAAAGGAAACGACCAAGGTATCATCTCTGCCGAGGCAGGTAACAATGCTTGTGTAGGGGGAGCTATCATTCCCATCTTGAGTCTGGCTGTACCAGGGTCGGCTCCTGCTGCCGTATTGCTTGCAGCTTTTTTGATGCATGGATACAGGCCAGGGCCCCTCTTGATGACAGAATCACCATCATTTGTCTATAACATAAGTATATATCTTATTGCTGCATCCTTGTTTATGTGGATAATCGCAATGGGACTCTCGAAGGTTACTGTCAAAGTCCTGGGAGTAAATAAGAAAATCCTTATGCCAATCATCTTTACCTTGTGTGTAATCGGGTCCTACCTGATCAACTATACTATGTTCGATATTAAGGTAATGTTCATGTTTGGCCTCGTAGGGCTGGCCTTATCATCCTTTGACTTCCCGGTCGCCCCGTTCTTGCTCGGTGTTATTCTCGGACCCATGGCTGATTCAAATCTCAGGCGTGCCCTGAGACTCTCTGACGGTTCGTTTGCTCCTATGTTCGGTCGTCCCATCTGTGTGTTCTTTCTCGTGATTATCGTATTTATGGTCCTTGGACAGACAGGGCTTCTGAAAAAATTCAAAAAGGCGAAAGTATGA
- the murQ gene encoding N-acetylmuramic acid 6-phosphate etherase: MHTQLLDTEKRNPLSYRIDSKSTREILTIINNEDQKVPFAVETAIPQITTIVEDVVASFNNNGRLFYIGAGTSGRLGVLDASECPPTYGVSPSMVQGIIAGGKEALTTSVEWAEDDGQAGIESLKTVNFSKNDVLIGITASGGAAFVIEALKYARSIGAKVGAISCNKDSSVFTIIDEDHRVFIPVGPEIITGSTRMKSGTAQKLVLNMITTTAMIRIGKVFNNLMVDLRPVNGKLILRAQRLIQEITGCDEQTSVELFRQSKGNTKLAITMGLFNADKEEAEEMLEKAKGSISRVLEQKDSPVR, from the coding sequence ATGCATACACAACTATTAGATACAGAAAAAAGAAACCCCTTGTCCTATCGAATCGATTCCAAGAGCACAAGGGAAATATTGACAATAATCAACAACGAAGACCAGAAAGTCCCGTTTGCCGTAGAGACAGCCATTCCCCAGATCACAACAATCGTAGAAGACGTAGTAGCTTCTTTTAACAATAATGGCAGATTGTTTTATATCGGGGCCGGAACCAGCGGACGGCTGGGGGTATTGGACGCCTCGGAATGCCCCCCGACCTATGGGGTATCCCCGTCAATGGTCCAGGGTATTATAGCCGGAGGGAAAGAAGCACTCACAACTTCAGTGGAATGGGCTGAAGACGATGGGCAAGCCGGAATCGAATCACTGAAAACGGTCAACTTTTCAAAGAATGATGTTCTTATCGGCATTACCGCAAGCGGAGGAGCCGCCTTCGTAATTGAAGCATTGAAATATGCCCGGTCGATTGGAGCAAAAGTAGGAGCCATCAGCTGCAATAAGGATTCTTCTGTTTTTACAATAATTGATGAGGATCACCGGGTATTCATTCCGGTAGGGCCAGAGATTATCACAGGTTCGACCAGGATGAAATCTGGGACAGCCCAGAAACTTGTACTCAATATGATAACCACAACGGCGATGATTCGAATCGGAAAGGTATTTAACAACCTTATGGTTGATTTACGCCCTGTAAATGGAAAACTAATTTTGAGAGCACAAAGACTGATTCAAGAAATAACAGGCTGCGATGAACAGACCTCCGTCGAATTGTTTCGGCAGTCAAAAGGCAATACAAAACTTGCCATAACCATGGGCTTATTCAATGCGGACAAAGAAGAAGCAGAAGAAATGCTGGAAAAAGCAAAAGGGAGCATTTCGAGGGTGCTTGAGCAGAAGGATTCTCCAGTTCGATAG